In bacterium, a genomic segment contains:
- a CDS encoding Stp1/IreP family PP2C-type Ser/Thr phosphatase translates to MKFRAYGLSDIGRVRKLNEDSFLVGDDLRLYLVADGMGGHAAGDVASRKSIELIKAFIERTAKDNDITWPFEMNPELAPEANKLIAAVRIANKKIYEMSFSNPKLKGMGTTIAGLSVAEAKGYIVHVGDSRVYLMRNERLKQITEDHSWVNEQLKENVITKEEAKKHRWKNVITRALGSEREVKVDLQEEDIVSGDVFLICSDGLSGMLERKTMEDIMKKHIENLSKAAEEMIDYANKAGGVDNITVVLVKAQGRN, encoded by the coding sequence ATGAAGTTCAGAGCATACGGCTTATCAGATATAGGCAGAGTACGCAAGCTAAATGAAGATAGCTTTCTGGTTGGTGATGATCTGAGGCTTTATCTTGTAGCTGATGGTATGGGCGGGCATGCAGCAGGTGATGTAGCAAGCCGCAAATCTATTGAATTAATAAAGGCCTTTATTGAACGCACAGCCAAAGACAATGATATTACCTGGCCATTTGAGATGAACCCAGAACTGGCGCCCGAGGCTAATAAGCTCATTGCAGCAGTACGGATTGCTAATAAGAAAATATATGAGATGTCATTTTCTAACCCTAAACTTAAAGGAATGGGAACAACTATAGCAGGGTTATCCGTTGCTGAGGCAAAAGGGTATATTGTGCATGTAGGCGACAGCAGGGTGTATTTAATGAGAAATGAAAGGCTGAAGCAGATTACAGAGGATCATTCATGGGTTAATGAGCAACTTAAAGAGAATGTAATAACGAAAGAGGAAGCCAAAAAGCATCGCTGGAAAAATGTTATTACACGGGCTCTGGGTAGTGAAAGAGAAGTTAAGGTTGATCTACAGGAAGAGGATATTGTTTCAGGAGATGTTTTTCTCATATGTTCCGATGGGCTGAGCGGTATGCTGGAAAGAAAGACAATGGAGGATATTATGAAAAAACATATAGAGAACCTTTCAAAAGCAGCAGAAGAAATGATAGACTATGCTAATAAAGCTGGAGGGGTTGATAACATTACGGTTGTTTTGGTAAAAGCTCAGGGCAGGAATTAA
- a CDS encoding acyl--CoA ligase has translation MNIVDVIKSETKKLQKKIAVINGDKQISYCELFSAVDKAAAELKSYGVQPAQRVALLCEDSIDYIIISLAVLSLPAVIVPVSTSLSIYEVDDILERIDVNALLSDKRKCIKHGSLRIFSDCVCERKFFLYQRATQKQVPADYYALNPAFIRFSSGTTGVSKGVVISHEAIIQRTNAADKGLNITSNDIVIWVLSMSFHFVVTILLFLRRGATIILCSRAFPELLLKELKNHRGTFIYASPFHYHMLTKSDMLSSHMLSRIRMAVCTAVKLPVDIANDFHKKFGFQLTEAYGIIEVGLPFLNCSKDKTKQESVGKILPDYEVKIVNADAKGIGEVYLKGKGMFDAYFSPWQSKKQVLHNGWFKTGDLARLDKEGFLFLVGREKHIINFAGMKVFPYEVESVLNQHLDIKESLVYGITHPQYGQLPCARIVLQNKAKTDFDINKVRKFCYQRLASYKVPKEFLCVARLDKTANGKLKR, from the coding sequence ATGAATATTGTAGATGTAATAAAGAGCGAAACAAAAAAGCTTCAGAAGAAAATTGCTGTTATTAACGGGGATAAACAGATTTCTTATTGTGAGCTGTTTTCTGCTGTGGACAAAGCTGCAGCTGAATTAAAGTCATATGGAGTTCAGCCGGCTCAACGTGTAGCATTACTATGTGAAGACAGTATTGATTATATTATTATTAGTCTGGCTGTACTGTCTTTACCTGCAGTTATTGTTCCTGTATCTACGTCGTTATCCATATATGAAGTTGATGATATACTGGAAAGAATTGATGTGAATGCTTTGCTCTCTGATAAAAGAAAGTGTATCAAACATGGCAGCCTTCGAATTTTTTCTGATTGTGTGTGTGAAAGAAAGTTTTTTCTATATCAGCGCGCAACACAGAAACAGGTTCCAGCGGATTATTATGCGTTAAATCCTGCTTTTATCCGGTTTTCATCAGGCACAACAGGAGTAAGCAAAGGAGTAGTAATTTCCCATGAAGCCATTATTCAAAGAACCAATGCTGCAGATAAAGGGTTAAATATCACTTCAAATGATATAGTGATATGGGTTCTTTCCATGAGTTTTCATTTTGTAGTAACGATTCTTCTTTTCCTGCGGCGTGGAGCAACAATTATTCTCTGCAGCCGTGCATTCCCTGAATTACTGCTTAAGGAATTAAAAAACCACAGAGGGACATTTATATACGCTTCCCCTTTCCATTATCATATGCTGACAAAATCGGATATGCTTTCTTCCCATATGTTAAGTCGTATCCGTATGGCTGTGTGTACAGCAGTAAAGCTGCCTGTTGATATAGCGAATGATTTTCATAAAAAGTTTGGTTTCCAACTGACTGAAGCGTATGGAATTATTGAAGTAGGCCTGCCGTTTCTCAATTGTTCTAAAGATAAAACGAAGCAGGAATCAGTAGGCAAAATTCTACCAGATTACGAAGTGAAAATAGTAAATGCTGATGCTAAGGGGATTGGGGAAGTTTATCTTAAAGGAAAAGGAATGTTTGATGCATATTTTTCCCCATGGCAAAGTAAAAAGCAGGTATTGCATAACGGCTGGTTTAAGACAGGGGATCTAGCTAGACTTGATAAAGAAGGCTTTCTGTTTCTTGTTGGCAGAGAAAAACATATCATTAATTTTGCCGGCATGAAAGTCTTTCCCTATGAAGTGGAATCAGTTCTCAATCAGCATCTGGACATCAAGGAGTCTCTTGTGTATGGCATTACCCATCCTCAGTATGGGCAGCTTCCCTGTGCAAGGATCGTTCTGCAAAATAAAGCAAAAACAGATTTTGATATCAATAAGGTGCGCAAATTTTGCTATCAGAGATTAGCTTCATATAAGGTTCCAAAAGAATTTCTATGTGTAGCCCGATTAGACAAAACAGCAAACGGAAAGCTCAAGCGCTAG